A region of the Triplophysa rosa linkage group LG5, Trosa_1v2, whole genome shotgun sequence genome:
atttttatataataaatatttacatgtgttgtgtttgtatataaatgtatatatttttctttaaattatacatgcatgtgtgtgtacttgtataTATATCATTATTGCACAcgcacatatattatgtaaacaaaaacttttattttgctcacCATTAGTTGCGAATAATACTTTGACAGTCCTACTACAattaatgtacagtatgctttaaaaaagcatgttttaCCACAAACGAGGCTTTGTGTGACCGCAGGTTTGTTCTGGAAGCCCACATCTGTGCCGTCTCTAGAATTATACTCACTTTGTTATAACAAAAAGTGTTCACGGTTTTATAAAAATGGtcaagaaatgttttgtttgttgcatttgtgttttctAGATCAAACTAAACAACATTAAGGTTGTAGAgcaaatatataacaaaacacttaAATAGGCTTTGAgaaaatttaaatgtatttcataAAGGGTTGTTTTGCATTAAAGAAAGCATGTGAATGACCAGAATGCTATTTTAGGCAGACGCTTCTCTGATCTTTTTTATAACGACACTTCCATGAAAGACAGAGAAGTGTTTAACCATTTACTGCATGGCAAATGATGAAGAtactaattatatatatatatatttggtcTTGTGTGACGGTGAAAATGTCATGTCAACAACCCAGATGAACGTTTATGCGCTGCATGGGTACACTTCAGTTTTGTCTTGACAGAAATCATTAAAGCTAAACACTTCTTTCATCTACAGCTTTTCTGAGGTGATTCAATATAATGCTAGAGATAAATCCCAGGTTATGCAGCACATGACCATTCCCATTTCAAATGTCCAAGCGTGAATAACAGAATCTTGACAACTGTACAGTTAACAAATCTAAGATAATAAACCTTATTACTTTGTGAACTATTTATCAATAAGCAATCAAATATACAGATTGACACCAGACTTCTTTACTATGAAAGACGAAAACAAGTAATCAAATCTGGCACGTGAGACTATTGGAAAAGAAAATCGCTTCCTAGGTGACGTAATGGGCGGGGATTATGACGTATGAACGTGTTCAGTAAGGAAGTTGGATATAGTAGGTAGTTCCCCTTCACTTTAACGCGAGCATAGGACAGTATCGAACATTTTGCCATCTAACGTAACGGTTTATAAACGAGCCATTTCACACTTTTCCGTCTCCGTGGTGTAAGTTATATTCACACTTTTTTGCCGGCGCAAGTTTTACCGGAAGAGGCACAACAGAGCAAAAGACGCGATGGACGGGACTCACCTGACGGAAGACGAGATGGCTGATATAAAGAAAGAAGTAAGTATCGTGTGTATAAAATAACGTCACACCAAACAAAGCAGATCAAACATTCTGCGAGTCTGACACTGACAGGTATTTAAAACAAAGAGTAATTAGACAGTGATTGTCTGGTGCgattttctattgtttttactGACTTTTCTGAGTATGAATGTCAAAGACACCTGTGGAATAAGTTATAACTGGGTTTAAATTGTACATTTAAACACTCAAACGGCTGTCCCTAAAAAACCTTGCTTTTGTGGCAGCCCATATACAACTGTCTAAGCACGACCCGGCCATGTTAGCCAATCAGAGTATTTGGAGTCCGAACTCTCAGCCAATAGCGCGAGTTTGGGGGCGGGGCAAGTCTTAACAGGAACGGGTCGGGCGGGGCTTTGCACCGACGTCAGCCAAGCACCGCTCCCGTTTTTATCCATAAAATGCTGCAGAGATGTTTGACTTCATTAAATATTTAGTTCCCAGATGAAGTGTAACCCCACAACTTTATCATTATTTCACAAAATGAGTCTATTTCACATTTAAGTGACTACTGTACAGACTGCTGTGAGTCAAGTGGTTCATTCCAGAGAgcttttaataaatgttgaatAAAGGCACTTTTTTAAGAGGCACATGTTTCACCTGCGTTTTGCCTTTTCGTTGTAGGCCATAGAGAGGTTACGGGCGTACTTGGTCGATAAGATCATCGCAGAGCGACATTTCGATTTTTTGCGGTCTAAGAAAATTCTCACCAGAGAGGACACGGAGGAGATCAGCTGCAGGACCACGAGAGGGAAACGGACCAGCAAGCTGCTGGACATCCTTGCAGAAAACCCGCGGGGTTTAGACATGCTCATTGAGTCTATAAAGTGGGGTCGCACCATGAACTTCATCATCGCAAAGATTACAGACATGGTGCAGAGTGTGAAAAACGAACGACTGGATGCTCTTAAAGGTAAAAAACGGCGAAAAGAGCTCCACGGGCTTTTGTGTAGAAGCAAGAGATGACTGGCGGGGTTAATTCTGTCACAAACATGTCATGTTTAACTTATAAAATACAGGAAAATAAgtcaaaatcaaaataaatgattaaacattACTGATGAGAATCTCTAATAAGGATGGTTATTCTTACTAACAAACATTTGGACACATAGATATTTTAGGAAATGCTGAATACATTGTGACGTTCTGTGACATTTCCGTGTATTGCAGTTGGATCTTCAGTCAGCTCATTGTATACCGCCACGAAAGGAGCCACAAATGACCTCTCCAAGATGGACATTGACAATGACAAATACTCCACCATGTGTTACCACCCTGAAGGGGAAGGAAGCCTGTCGGCCTCTGTTGCCACAGGATCCTTTAACCTGCGCTACGGATCAGGCCGAGGGAATGAGGCTCTGTCAGTCTGTGGAGGGACTGGGAGTATGAATGTGTCCTCCACAGCGTCATCAAACCTGCCCAAACCCGGTGACCCCGGAGCGCCACCACTTCCAGAGGAGCCTGATGCTGAGGTCCCGGATATTGATGCTGGGGTTTGTGGGAGCACGGGAAGCAGCGGGGATGTGAATTTCCAGCCGTTGCGCTCACGCTCTCTGTCTCCACACGTGCCGTAGTGTAACTCTCACCCTGTCATCTACGTTCCATCACAGtgtgaacattcttcaaacCAACAGTTTAAATGTCTGTCACCAGCATCATCAGTCATTTCTCGAATTTTGCCAAGCCTGAGTTGAAGGGCTCACTGGTTACTACTTTCACTGTAAAAGAAATTCAGTCCTCTCCAACTCAAAAACGTCTGCTGACTTGTTGCATGTCAGTTGATGTTTTGTCAATTTTACAAACGTCcgttaaagcagtggttctcaaacgtttgTCTCTGTGTAGGGGGCATCACTTTGAGGCCCCCCCCAagtaaagacttataatcttaaacaaatcattttaattaaacatatttagttatacaatgctggagcATCCATTCCTTTGGTTGGTGGGCTTATTTGTCTGATggttgattgcataaaatttatgataaacTCATCCAAACCCCTCGATCCATGTTGggaccccagtttgagaaccactgtgttaAAGGACCGCCAAAAGTGATACATTTATAAAACCTCAACTGAGCCGACTGGCAAATGTCAATAGAAGTTGAGCTCtaaactttttttacattttaatttgtttatgatTTGAGGACTTGCATTTATACTACTTTTGTAATTGTAGATTTAAACATGTTCTGTACATATGCATGAAGGGTCACATACACTGACAGCAATTTGCAGTAAAAAAGCATGGATTTTCTGACCAGTATACAACACTTACTAACTAACACTTACCTTTACTCTGGGTAGTGGTAGAATGTGGTGCCGAGTGTTGTTTCTGCCCTGTTACTAAACACATGTTTTAATTAAATCGCCGTCCGACTGATCAGAAATGATAGTTCACAACATGTCAAAGAAAGCCATTCCTGGCACATAGTCACTGGATTTTAATCGATGTGAAATGTTTTGACATTGAAGATATGTTGGACTGGTCACGGTCGGGTATAGTCAGGGTATTCTACTTAACAATAACTGGTTACCTACAACAGGATTACATGTTAGACTTTCATAAAAGAATCATTCTCTGATTGTTTTGACCCTCTTTGTCATGTACAACAACATTCTTGCATTTCGTGTTTTTGCGAGGTCaaactatttaaaacaacattgaaACATCGGTGTAACACGGAGGACCATTTTAAAGCTTTAACAGTCTTTTGCTGTTGTTGAATGAGCGTGGGGATGGGTCATTATGATCCTGCATGTTGTTGCACCATTTAGCAGAATGTAAAGGCAAGTAGAAAGCAGAAAGACTTGTTTATAAAAGCCAAATATACAAAGTATTTCATCAAAGTATTTGAGTCATAATATCATATTCACTTCTGCATTCTAACTTATGTGTAACACAGTATCAATTCATGTAATGTGGGATTTTCTTCACTGGACACATATTGCTGGTGAATGAGGAAGGTCACCTCTTGAAGGACATTACAGAAATCTCATACCTCAGTCTGACAGCCACATAAACTTTGTATACTCTATTTTAAAAGTTGCCATATTCACAAGCTGTGTTTATACGGCATATACCTGACATACTGCAAGCAAGGagtcaaaataaatatataagaaCTTAAAATGAAGTTtacattttgtataattttacatgtattttcaCAATGTTGCTAAAGGGGGTTGTTATCTACAGGTTACCTACTGTTAAGAAATGTAACCATCTACTGTGTTTGCAAGCAAAATGACcaaattaataataaactttattttttggtttaaatgatgtcaaCATTTTACCAGTAGTTCTTGATCTCATGATCTGTTGACCCTTGAGCCCCATTCAGACAGCCAGCGACTTTGTCGCTCGTCTTTTCCTATGAGATGATGGGGTGAGACATTAATGGCTGgaacacactacaagacttttaaaatctgaacagatgttatttaactagacatcacacacttgcagactttttgaaagtttcggatagaaacacactaactgataaaatctgcagactggcgcagactttctgcaacaaatccagactgaaaatctgagcaaaagtcttgtagtgtatttttaGCAACGTTTTATCAGCTTTTCATATTTTACAGCCGTGCTCACACTGACAGAAGAGTGACAGATGAATGCACTGAATGTTGCACAACCTGCTCAGAAAATGCATGGAACGATTTAACTATTCAATCTGCTCATAATCTGATGTGCAGAACTGGGTggttttaacacacacacacacacacacacacacacacacacacacacacaggtataGTGATATAATCTTTACCAGCGTGTGCAGATAACAGCGATGAGCTGTGGTTCTGTATAGTTTCAAAAGTGCAAGACAACAGCTTCAGTTCCTCAAACCCAGAGATCCCTGTCTGTGTTAGTGCCGAGTCAGTCTGATGTTCTGAGCTGACTGGGAGTTGGCACAGATGTCTGATGAGGAGCCTCTTGTGTGTAGTGGTCCAAAAAGTGAGTGGACACACCACAGGGCAGCAGGAACAGATGTGGACCCCACGCTCGTGGAGAACCTCAGGAGAAAGCTCAAATATTTCTTCATGAGTCCTTGTCAGAAGTACAGAGCCAGAGGTCGAAAGCCATGGAAACTAATGCTGCAGTTTCTCAAGATTGTCATTATTACTGTGCAGGTATGAAAAGGTTCATTTTGGAATTTATACTTCGCAGATTTTTAGGACAGACAAGCAGCTTTTTATTCTAGGTTGTGTACTTGGGTTTTACACCCTGACCTGAAGAACTATAATGTTACATGAAGAacgtttttaatgtaatataaCCTCAAGAACCAGACAGACAATTTTGGGTTCTTCAATCAACCTAATGGGCTAAGAAGCAGATTTACTTCTCAGACCctttttaatatctcaatttaGTCAATAAGACGTGTTGTTGTTGGTCATACGGTGGCGGCACGGTACACGATAGCTCACAATTCATGAtgcatttcaaaaatgaaacggaaaaacagatttatacagaaccatctgtcaacaaaatgtaAAAGGTCTGTCCCTGACAAATGAAACTCAGTTTGAACATAAAATGAAGACCCTGTAGAGCTTCTTAAAGCATTGTTTATGCACAACTAATAGCTTTGAACATCCTATGGTCAAATAAATCATCATACTGTAGCTCCACAGAacatattgtgatttttttcttgtaGAATGTGCCACAATAAATTGTTTCACTTCTCTGCAGTTGATTGTGGGtttcttgtgttttgtgtttgtctccCAGCTAATCTCCTTCGGACTGAGCAATGAGATGATGGTCACATTCAAAGAGCAGAATCTCATGGCCTTCAGACACTTATTCCTGAAGAATTACCAGGACAGTGATCCAGATTATGCCGTATACACCAAACATGATGTGCATGACCACATTCAGTACATTATCAGAAGGGTAATGCAGACGAAAATAagtgtaaataaacatttgagaTGACAAATATGATAAATCCCAGCACATCATTTCACGGTTTAGTTTTAAATAGACTTTCAAATGATTTTAATGACACAATTTTGATAGACAAAGCCGCTTCCACTGCATTCAGTACCGTGTTTTATCCCGACGCATTGCTGCATGAACTTTGTGTTGCTGCTTTAATACTTGGCATGACTTTATCTGTTGGTTAATACTCTCGTCtggattttttgttttgttcaaagTATCTCAACCTTCAAAACCTGACTGCTGGTAATCATGCGTTGGAGAAGATCGATGGGATGTTCACtccactgtctgtctgtcaggagCTCTATCGACATGCTGACATTTCACCATCCAATGAAACCTTTGATATTGATCCTCATGTAGACACAGGTACAACCTACTTAGTCATAATACTGTTCATTTAACATCAGTATGGATACATGTTTATAAAGACATGTTTACACAGAGATAGTTCatacaaaatgataaaatatgaaatgaaaactaatgtaatattaaagtatatgttttacatttgtaaTGGAAATTGAGTTGTTAAGCGCTGCTGTGAATTTTGTGTGGGAATTGACtgggtgtgtgtttttttcatttctattttacctaaatacatttatttattaattgacAGAATGTATTTCCATTTACCCAACAACACCCTACAAGAATGATTCTTTGGCAAGTGACGTGAACCTTACTATTGACTTTCAAAGGTGTGTGCTTTTAACCTATTAAAATGATCATCAGTTTCATTTCGTTTATTTTCGCTTTTGTCctttattaatataatgtatTGTGTGATAACTGTTCCAGCCTTTTAGCGGTGAACATATATTTCAAAGTTAAGGCTATAAACCTTCAAACAGTCCGCCATCAAGAGTTACCCGACTGCTATGACTTTAACATTAATGTAAGTGCACGCATGCAGCTACATTTCATATAATCACAAATTTAGGTCATAACCATAACATTTCTTTACCTAACACATCCAAGAGCACTACAAATAAAGCTACTTCTGCTTTACACTCATTTGCTTTTCCATGATTGGCAAATAGAGGTTTGCTTTTGTCACATGAAAGCTACACATTTCCCACTTGTCAACCACTTATTGGACTTTACAGTAGACCTAATGTTTGTCACAAGGTCACGAAATTCCTTTATTTCTCATTACAATACTCAGACAATGACTTGATGCCTAGCATTCCCGTTGGAAAGATTGAAGTGGATCATGTGTCAAATCTGCTGTACTCAATTCCAGATTATGTTTGACAACCACGCACAGAGTGGGCAAATCCCGATATCTCTCAGCAGTGATGTTCGGATCAAGGCTTGTAAAAACTGGAATGTTTCTGGCTCGAGTAAGTGGATTTATGATACAGTGTCATTTATGCAAAAGAAATCGCCTAAAATCTGTGGTAATCACACTAAAGAACCAGCACTGTCAATAAATTACTGCATATAGCACGTGGCCCCCAAAAGTATTTTGCCAGTCAAGTCGattaaaagtgaaaatgaatgtCATAACATTACCTTTTGTGTACCTGTCACTCAACTAAAGCAACAGATTAAAAATACAAAGGTTGTTTGACTTCCAGGGAACAAATATGCAGATGAGCACACATTGGATACACCGCAGGTCGCTTCGGGTCTGCCCaaagcataaatgtaatgcaaaaataacaaaactgtaTTCTCAAgcttttttaaaactaacttcACTTTTCTGTTCATCCGATCAACATGTTAATGTTAAATCAAAGGTTAAATCATTGaaatttctttttaaagaaacattgtTCGTCTACAGTCATTTAATCTTTTTCTGTACAGTGTGTGAAGTGTCTAAATGCCTCAGGGTCACTCAGAGGttcttaaagtcggcatgaaataaaaaatgatcattctaattgttttacacagtggtgaGGTATTTATTATCgattatttatccgtgcacatcattatttgttttaattcatttgcacttgtaatcttgaAATAAAAACGTCAACCCCCCTCTCGAAACGACCTTGAAGAGcacttctggtcacgaggaTTGGCGCGAGGGCGGGGCTGCAATGATTGACAGATTGCAAACTATCGTTCAAATCGTTCACCTTTTAATCATCCAATCAGTTGTCggtggatgaaatcaagtcccgccctacattttttctcatttcagaagtcgtttcaATCAGGTACACGTCACGACggggaaaataaacacaatggcTACTTCCGtttcactttaaataaaacacctcacatacacacacgtcaTTCAGAAGGGGGCGATACATTCAATCATCTTCACATGATCAGTTGCTCATGTTTAGTTGCAGATTAATAATAAAaggatttaataaaatattttcctttaataaaaggattaaaaatgaatgaaatgattATTTTGTTAACCATGCAGCAAGTGATTTAAAGCATTGATTTGAACTGATGTAATGCACTGTGATTGAATTATAAATCTCTCTTTTGATCCAGCACACATTCACTTCATACTGATAGTTGTGTTCGACTGTGTGGTCATCTGTACCTGCTTGCTGTCACTCGCTCTCTGCACGCGCTCTGTCTTCACAGGCATTTTCTTACAGTTTGTGAGTATCATGTGAATATTGGTTACCGTAGGCCAATAACATATATGAAATAATGACAAATATGACTAAAACAATAAAGATGAAACAACGAGAAATTCATGTACGTCTGTTTCCATCAGGAATACACAGCACATGTGTTGATTCAGCACAGTAAAAGTGTGTCGTGGTCTGAGAGACTGGAGTTCATCAACGGCTGGTACATTCTCATCATCGTCAGCGACACATTGACCGTTGCTGGTTCTGTTCTCAAAATATGTATTCAGAGCAAGGTAAGACGCTCGcgaatattgtttttaaaatctctGTTTCCCACTGCGGACATAAGTCACATGCAGTTTCTGTGTGAATGTCATATCAGCAGATATCTAAACCATATGcgtggttttatttttcatttcaggAACTGACAAACTATGACGAGTGTAGTATTCTGCTGGGCACTGCAACAATGCTGGTGTGGATCGGAGTCATGCGCTACCTCAGTTTCTTTCAGAAGTATTATGTAAGACGTCTAATTAAGTAATTcacttttttattgttgttcatAAAAAGAGTCAGTCAATGCAAATGACTTTGTTTCATAGCCATTCCAAAACTTGCACATTTGGAAACCAAAGCtacttttaaagggacagttcacccaaaaataaaacaatgaatttaCCTCACCCTCGGGTGGTTTCAAAcctatttctttgttctgttgaacacaaagaaagatatttggaagaatgttggcaaatGACATTAttgggacatcattgaccaccatagtagatttttttgttttgttaaacacaaaatgagatatttggaaggatttaggaaaacacacagttctgggacacctttAGACAACGATGTCCCAGAAGGGaaaattgcaaacattcttccaaaaatctttctctgtgttcatcataacaTAGTAATTTATACAAATGACATGAAAtgaacaatgacagaatttaattttttgggtcaactgtccctttaactgagATAAGTCTGAATGTCACTGCATTAGTTATACAGTATAAGCTTCACTTCCCTGAATTTTTGCAATTATGTGCAATTAGATTGTTTAAAGTTAGTTCCCCTCAACCTCACACAGGTGTAAACATGGATGTGATTCATTCAATCAACTACGAACATGTTTCACGGTCGGGTTTAACAACCAGAACGTGTTTCATCTCTTCATTTAAAGCCCAAGAACGCTATTTTAGTGCAATGTTTTACAGTATCTGAAAAAGATCTTCCTTTAAAACCAACGATTCTTCTATTGTGGTATTTCAACAAAGCACATGTGTTAATGTAATTAAtgctgatgatgatgaagatgatggtGTTCCTGTTAAGATCGTTGTTTCGTGTCTCCAGATCCTCATCCTCACTCTGCGGGCTGCTCTTCCCAATGTGATTCGATTCTCTCTCTGTGCTGTCATGATTTATCTCAGCTACTGCTTCTGCGGATGGATCGTTTTGGGGCCACACCATGAAAATGTGAGAGATTTAATCATTAgagtgaagaaaaaaacatttcattttagttGTCTCTTATGTATTAGACCTCATACATATAAAAAATCCCACTCAAATGATTTATTTCCCTCAGTTTCGAACATTTAATATGGCAGCAGACTGCTTGTTCGCTATGATTAACGGGGATGAAATCTACTCCACCTTCACCAAACTCCGTGAGAAGAACTACCTGGTGTGGGTGTTCAGCGGCCTGTACGTCTACACTTTCATCCCACTCTTCACTTACATGGTGCTGAGCCTTTTCATCGCCATCATCACAGAAACGTACGAGACCATCAAGGTGTGTTCACCGCAGCCCTGGgtgtaaaaatactttcttaTTAAGACAGCAAGTATTGAATGCAGTTACAGGTGTCACTCGATTTTTACTTTCTTACGCTTCGATTATCTCGGTTTTTTATTCTTCAATCATTTGCTCTTTTACTACAGCATTATCAGAAGGACGGAGCATCAGTTTCAGAGCTGCGGGCTTTCATAGCTGAATGCAGGGATTCACCTGACTCGGGCAAATACGTGATGGATGAAGAAACCTCCAGCTTTTGCTGCTTTTGTGCTGCATGTACATAGTGCAGCCGAACCCATGCAAAGACATTGAGAGCAGTGCCCTCTTCTGTTCGGCTCGAGATACTGCATGAGTTAATATAATGTGACTgccagcaaacaaacaaacactcctAGAACACTAGTCATTCAAAGGAATATTTGAACCAGAGTTCCCAAATTCTGAGTCTTCTTCAATtcatttcatgtcattccaataTAATTTCCTTTTTTGCCATGAAACACAAAGGCAGATATTTCGATTgcactgtttttatttctgaatGGCAACTGGCACTTACAAGCTTCATAAAGCTTtgtaacgcaatgctcttaccgcTGAGCTACACGCAAGGtaatgcagaagaaagaaagtcattctcAAAACTATCCATTTAACAGCTTACATGAAAAGAATACCGTGAATTacaaattaaattgaataaattaaacatttgttttttttattcacacAAAAC
Encoded here:
- the bcl10 gene encoding B-cell lymphoma/leukemia 10, whose translation is MDGTHLTEDEMADIKKEAIERLRAYLVDKIIAERHFDFLRSKKILTREDTEEISCRTTRGKRTSKLLDILAENPRGLDMLIESIKWGRTMNFIIAKITDMVQSVKNERLDALKVGSSVSSLYTATKGATNDLSKMDIDNDKYSTMCYHPEGEGSLSASVATGSFNLRYGSGRGNEALSVCGGTGSMNVSSTASSNLPKPGDPGAPPLPEEPDAEVPDIDAGVCGSTGSSGDVNFQPLRSRSLSPHVP
- the mcoln3a gene encoding mucolipin-3, with the translated sequence MSDEEPLVCSGPKSEWTHHRAAGTDVDPTLVENLRRKLKYFFMSPCQKYRARGRKPWKLMLQFLKIVIITVQLISFGLSNEMMVTFKEQNLMAFRHLFLKNYQDSDPDYAVYTKHDVHDHIQYIIRRYLNLQNLTAGNHALEKIDGMFTPLSVCQELYRHADISPSNETFDIDPHVDTECISIYPTTPYKNDSLASDVNLTIDFQSLLAVNIYFKVKAINLQTVRHQELPDCYDFNINIMFDNHAQSGQIPISLSSDVRIKACKNWNVSGSTHIHFILIVVFDCVVICTCLLSLALCTRSVFTGIFLQFEYTAHVLIQHSKSVSWSERLEFINGWYILIIVSDTLTVAGSVLKICIQSKELTNYDECSILLGTATMLVWIGVMRYLSFFQKYYILILTLRAALPNVIRFSLCAVMIYLSYCFCGWIVLGPHHENFRTFNMAADCLFAMINGDEIYSTFTKLREKNYLVWVFSGLYVYTFIPLFTYMVLSLFIAIITETYETIKHYQKDGASVSELRAFIAECRDSPDSGKYVMDEETSSFCCFCAACT